Proteins co-encoded in one Sphingopyxis sp. BE259 genomic window:
- the ruvA gene encoding Holliday junction branch migration protein RuvA, producing the protein MIAKLTGRLDSSGAGHAVIDVGGVGYLVEASARTLDALGPTGGDVTIHTEMLVGEDFLRLLGFAKAEERDWFRLLTSVQGVGAKVALAILSALEITDLQRALASGDSAMIARANGVGPKLAQRITHELKDKAGALGGISGSSASYVATTPGPLADAVTALTGLGFKPGEASAAVAAASEELGADASLDALVRVALKKAAK; encoded by the coding sequence ATGATCGCAAAACTCACCGGACGGCTCGACTCCAGCGGCGCAGGCCATGCGGTGATCGACGTCGGCGGCGTCGGTTATCTGGTCGAGGCATCGGCGCGCACCCTCGACGCGCTCGGCCCCACCGGCGGCGACGTGACAATCCACACCGAGATGCTGGTCGGCGAGGATTTCCTGCGCCTGCTCGGCTTTGCCAAGGCCGAGGAACGCGACTGGTTCCGCCTGCTCACCAGCGTCCAGGGCGTCGGTGCGAAAGTTGCGCTCGCGATCCTCTCGGCGCTCGAAATCACCGACCTCCAACGCGCGCTGGCCAGCGGCGACAGCGCGATGATCGCGCGCGCGAACGGCGTCGGCCCAAAGCTGGCGCAGCGGATCACGCATGAACTGAAGGACAAGGCCGGCGCGCTCGGCGGCATATCGGGCAGCAGCGCCTCCTACGTGGCCACCACCCCCGGCCCCCTCGCCGACGCCGTCACCGCCCTCACCGGCCTCGGCTTCAAACCCGGCGAAGCGAGCGCCGCGGTTGCGGCGGCGAGCGAAGAGCTGGGCGCGGATGCGAGCCTCGATGCCTTGGTCCGCGTGGCGCTCAAGAAAGCGGCAAAGTAA
- a CDS encoding DUF1244 domain-containing protein has product MSCSDDQTRTDDALDGLDDAVAAAAFRRLVRLLQHRSDAANIDLMGLAGFCRNCLGDWIAEAGGIDKETGRAIVHGMPTAEWKAMHHTAATPEQLARMEESMAKNPHS; this is encoded by the coding sequence ATGTCCTGCAGCGACGATCAGACCCGTACCGACGACGCCCTCGACGGCTTGGACGACGCGGTGGCCGCCGCCGCCTTCCGCCGCTTGGTCCGCTTGCTCCAGCATCGCAGTGACGCCGCCAACATCGACCTTATGGGGCTCGCCGGTTTCTGCCGCAATTGCCTGGGCGACTGGATCGCCGAGGCGGGCGGCATCGACAAGGAGACCGGCCGGGCGATCGTCCACGGCATGCCGACCGCCGAATGGAAGGCGATGCATCATACCGCGGCCACCCCCGAACAACTGGCGCGGATGGAAGAAAGCATGGCGAAGAACCCGCATAGCTGA
- a CDS encoding heavy metal-binding domain-containing protein encodes MFSTTTNTVEGRPAREYLGIVTGEVIVGANLFRDLFASITDIVGGRSGKYEDVLARARKEAIAEMEAEAARLGGNAVVGVDLDYEVLGQNGSMLMVSASGTAVVI; translated from the coding sequence ATGTTCAGCACCACCACCAACACTGTCGAAGGCCGTCCGGCCCGCGAATATCTGGGCATCGTCACCGGCGAAGTGATCGTCGGCGCGAACCTGTTCCGCGACCTGTTCGCCAGTATCACCGACATCGTCGGCGGCCGCTCGGGCAAATATGAGGATGTCCTGGCCCGCGCCCGGAAGGAAGCGATCGCCGAGATGGAAGCCGAAGCGGCGCGCCTGGGCGGCAACGCGGTGGTCGGGGTCGACCTTGACTATGAAGTGCTCGGCCAGAATGGCTCGATGCTGATGGTCAGCGCGTCGGGGACGGCGGTCGTCATTTGA
- a CDS encoding cyclic nucleotide-binding domain-containing protein, with amino-acid sequence MSEPVKVAIIGSGPAGLSAASRAAQLGLSHILLEKTDHLSDTIFKYQKGKRVLATPERLDLRSDCRFAEGAREYILGNWDEDAANNKVNVAYHAEVAEVTGAKGAFAIKTTKGDVYNAENIVLAIGTQGNPNRMRCEGADLPHIIYQVDDPEDFKDKHITVVGSGDAGIENALGVAEEALENTVTILNRSKDFARAKAKNVADMTEAGENGFMSIRTETQPKLVEPGWLTLETPTGEEKIECDVIVARLGSVAPRGFVESMGIEFTGPDREAFPKLSPTFETTVPGLYVIGALAGYPLIKHCMNQGYDVVEFINGNAALTPADEKDLAAIFADLPQQKSVSEWLEYLRTRIRIFADVSPLQMREFMLDSKVAFYSKGDVVFEKGEPGSSLFAIADGHAVVEVGPDFTVPIEQGSIFGEVGLISGRKRGATIRAGEDAIFVEVSRTAALKLMAAVPGAKRVINRISLERQLLQIFKGGLTVEDLQPIVEDPAIERFPAGKIVLAEGDAGDDVYVIRSGSMVVEKDIGGKPIFLRYLPAGSFFGEMAVLSGAPRNATVKAAVASEVIRLKGEAFKAMLAKRPQVREATEAAVAERAAMNDFIESRKASYSSAVDLYSDTATFIMKEGLGEATDALLIDENLCVGCDNCEKACADSHEGLSRLDREAGKTFAHLHVPTSCRHCEHPHCMADCPPNVIHRGPDGEVFMEPGCIGCGNCMRNCPYGVIRMEAAPPQKPSLLRWLLTGFGPGPGEPSPKWTKKQLGDEKPKKIAVKCDMCKGISGGPACVRACPTGAAIRVSPEEFLSIARLDEATD; translated from the coding sequence ATGAGCGAGCCGGTCAAGGTCGCGATCATCGGGTCGGGGCCGGCGGGGCTGAGTGCCGCATCGCGCGCCGCGCAGCTGGGGCTGAGCCACATCCTGCTGGAAAAGACCGACCATCTGTCGGACACGATCTTCAAATATCAAAAGGGCAAACGCGTGCTGGCGACGCCCGAGCGGCTCGACCTGCGGTCGGACTGCCGCTTTGCCGAGGGCGCGCGCGAATATATCCTCGGTAACTGGGACGAGGATGCCGCGAATAACAAGGTGAATGTGGCGTATCACGCCGAGGTTGCCGAAGTGACCGGCGCAAAGGGTGCCTTCGCGATCAAGACCACCAAAGGCGATGTCTATAACGCCGAAAATATCGTGCTGGCGATCGGCACGCAGGGCAATCCGAACCGGATGCGCTGCGAGGGCGCCGACCTGCCGCACATCATCTATCAGGTCGACGATCCCGAAGATTTCAAGGACAAGCATATCACCGTCGTCGGATCGGGTGACGCAGGGATCGAGAACGCACTCGGCGTGGCCGAAGAGGCGCTCGAAAACACCGTCACCATCCTCAACCGTTCGAAAGATTTCGCGCGCGCCAAGGCGAAGAATGTCGCCGACATGACCGAAGCAGGCGAGAATGGCTTCATGTCGATCCGCACCGAGACCCAGCCGAAGCTGGTCGAACCCGGCTGGCTGACGCTCGAAACCCCGACGGGTGAGGAAAAGATCGAATGCGACGTCATCGTCGCGCGGCTGGGATCGGTCGCGCCGCGCGGCTTTGTCGAATCGATGGGGATCGAGTTTACCGGCCCCGACCGCGAAGCCTTTCCGAAACTGTCGCCGACGTTCGAGACGACGGTGCCGGGCCTTTATGTGATCGGCGCGCTCGCTGGCTATCCGCTGATCAAGCATTGCATGAACCAGGGTTATGATGTCGTAGAATTCATCAACGGCAACGCCGCGCTGACCCCAGCCGACGAAAAGGATCTGGCGGCCATCTTTGCCGATTTGCCGCAGCAGAAATCGGTCAGCGAGTGGCTGGAATATCTCCGCACCCGCATCCGCATCTTTGCCGACGTGTCCCCGCTCCAGATGCGCGAATTCATGCTCGATTCGAAGGTCGCTTTCTATTCCAAAGGCGACGTCGTGTTTGAAAAAGGCGAGCCGGGGTCGTCGCTGTTCGCGATCGCCGATGGCCATGCGGTGGTCGAGGTCGGTCCCGACTTTACCGTACCGATCGAACAGGGATCGATCTTTGGCGAGGTCGGCCTGATTTCGGGCCGCAAGCGCGGCGCGACGATCCGCGCGGGCGAGGATGCGATCTTTGTCGAGGTGTCGCGCACCGCGGCTTTGAAGCTGATGGCAGCAGTGCCGGGCGCCAAGCGCGTGATCAACCGCATTTCGCTCGAACGCCAGTTGCTCCAGATTTTCAAGGGCGGGCTGACGGTCGAGGATCTCCAACCGATCGTCGAGGATCCGGCGATCGAGCGGTTCCCGGCGGGCAAAATCGTGTTGGCGGAGGGCGACGCGGGCGACGATGTCTATGTCATCCGGTCGGGATCGATGGTCGTCGAGAAGGACATCGGCGGCAAACCGATCTTCCTGCGCTACCTGCCCGCGGGCAGTTTTTTCGGCGAAATGGCGGTGCTCAGCGGCGCGCCGCGCAACGCTACGGTTAAGGCCGCGGTCGCCAGCGAAGTCATCCGTTTGAAGGGCGAGGCGTTCAAGGCGATGCTCGCCAAGCGGCCGCAGGTGCGCGAAGCGACCGAGGCCGCGGTCGCCGAACGTGCGGCGATGAACGACTTCATCGAATCGCGCAAAGCGAGTTATTCGAGCGCGGTCGATCTCTATTCGGACACCGCGACCTTCATCATGAAGGAGGGGTTGGGCGAGGCGACCGATGCGCTGTTGATCGACGAGAATCTGTGCGTCGGCTGCGACAATTGCGAGAAAGCGTGTGCCGACAGCCATGAAGGGCTGTCGCGGCTCGACCGCGAGGCGGGCAAGACCTTCGCCCATCTGCATGTCCCCACCAGTTGCCGCCACTGCGAGCATCCGCATTGCATGGCCGACTGCCCGCCGAACGTGATCCACCGCGGCCCCGACGGTGAGGTGTTCATGGAGCCGGGCTGCATCGGCTGCGGCAACTGCATGCGCAATTGCCCCTATGGGGTGATCCGCATGGAGGCGGCGCCGCCGCAAAAACCCAGCCTGCTGCGCTGGTTGCTCACCGGCTTCGGCCCCGGCCCAGGCGAACCTTCGCCCAAATGGACCAAGAAGCAATTGGGCGACGAAAAACCCAAGAAGATCGCGGTCAAATGCGACATGTGCAAAGGCATTTCGGGCGGCCCCGCGTGCGTGCGCGCCTGCCCGACCGGCGCCGCGATCCGCGTCTCGCCCGAAGAGTTCCTGTCGATCGCGCGGCTGGACGAGGCGACGGACTGA
- a CDS encoding YebC/PmpR family DNA-binding transcriptional regulator: protein MAGHSKFKNIMHRKGAQDKKRSSLFSKLSREITVAAKMGLPDPDANARLRAAINAAKAQSVPKDNIQRSIDKAAGGDGDNYEEIRYEGYGPGGVSLIVEALTDNRNRTATNVRTAFAKNGGNLGTSGSVSHGFDRLGLISYPAKAGDPDTVFEAALDAGASDVESSEDGHDIWTEVEGLHEVAKALEAKLGEAEGVKLAWRPTLKSEISDEATAQTLFKLIDTLDDDDDVQTVWGNYEIPDAVMEKLG from the coding sequence TTGGCCGGCCATAGTAAATTCAAGAACATCATGCACCGCAAGGGTGCGCAGGACAAAAAGCGCAGTTCGCTATTTTCCAAGCTATCGCGGGAAATCACCGTCGCGGCGAAAATGGGCCTGCCCGATCCCGACGCGAATGCGCGCCTGCGCGCCGCGATCAACGCCGCCAAGGCGCAGTCGGTGCCCAAGGACAATATTCAGCGTTCGATCGACAAGGCGGCGGGCGGCGACGGCGATAATTACGAAGAAATCCGTTACGAAGGCTATGGCCCCGGCGGCGTTTCATTGATCGTCGAGGCGCTGACCGACAACCGCAACCGCACCGCGACCAACGTCCGCACGGCCTTTGCCAAGAACGGCGGCAACCTCGGCACGTCGGGCAGCGTATCCCATGGCTTCGACCGGCTCGGGCTGATCAGCTATCCCGCCAAGGCGGGCGACCCCGACACGGTGTTCGAAGCTGCGCTCGACGCAGGCGCCAGCGACGTCGAATCGTCCGAGGACGGTCACGATATCTGGACCGAAGTCGAAGGCCTGCATGAAGTTGCCAAGGCGCTCGAAGCGAAACTCGGCGAAGCCGAAGGCGTGAAGCTGGCATGGCGCCCGACGCTGAAAAGCGAAATCAGCGACGAAGCGACCGCTCAGACGCTGTTCAAGCTGATCGACACGCTCGACGACGATGACGATGTCCAGACCGTGTGGGGCAATTACGAGATCCCCGACGCGGTGATGGAAAAGCTTGGCTAA
- the pyk gene encoding pyruvate kinase, producing the protein MVQSFTPRQRKVRILATLGPASANPDMIAALHRAGADAFRVNMSHGDHAGHAKVIAAIRALEKETGRPTTILVDLQGPKLRVGTFKDGPVELVKGAPFALDADNTAGDATRVHLPHPELFAALEVGTRLLIDDGKLVLRVQAVSPTQIDTLVEVGGKISDRKGVNVPDVVVPLAALTEKDRKDLTFALEQQVDWIALSFVQRPEDVAEARTLIGGKAALLVKFEKPSGVQRIEEILELADAAMVARGDLGVELPPEAVPPLQKRIVATARRMGKPVVVATQMLESMIVSPSPTRAEVSDVATAIYDGADAIMLSAETAAGAWPIEAVTMMDSIARSVESDPDYFRRLYFTETTPDATTADALAEAAGDITRTIGADAIICFTFSGSTARRVARERPNAPLLVLTPKKEAARRLGLLWGAHAVPTKDIGSFEEMIAKGKRMALRHGIGKAGAKLVMMAGVPFGTPGSTNVLHVATLTGDELRGYS; encoded by the coding sequence GTGGTTCAGAGCTTTACCCCCCGCCAGCGCAAGGTCCGCATCCTGGCGACGCTTGGCCCTGCGAGCGCTAATCCCGACATGATTGCGGCGCTGCATCGCGCCGGCGCCGACGCCTTTCGCGTCAATATGAGCCATGGCGACCATGCCGGCCATGCCAAGGTGATCGCCGCGATCCGCGCGCTGGAGAAGGAAACCGGGCGTCCGACGACGATCCTGGTCGATTTGCAGGGACCGAAGCTGCGCGTCGGCACGTTCAAGGACGGTCCGGTCGAACTGGTCAAGGGTGCGCCGTTCGCGCTCGATGCCGACAATACGGCGGGCGATGCGACGCGCGTCCACTTGCCGCATCCCGAATTGTTCGCGGCGCTGGAGGTCGGCACGCGGCTGTTGATCGATGATGGCAAGTTGGTGCTGCGCGTGCAGGCGGTGTCGCCGACGCAGATCGACACGCTGGTCGAGGTTGGCGGCAAGATTTCGGATCGCAAGGGGGTCAACGTCCCCGACGTCGTCGTCCCGCTGGCGGCGCTGACCGAAAAGGACCGCAAGGATCTGACCTTTGCGCTGGAGCAACAGGTCGACTGGATCGCGCTGTCGTTCGTCCAGCGGCCCGAGGATGTGGCCGAGGCGCGGACGCTGATCGGCGGCAAGGCGGCTTTGCTGGTCAAGTTCGAAAAGCCTTCCGGGGTGCAGCGGATTGAGGAAATCCTTGAGCTCGCCGACGCCGCGATGGTCGCGCGCGGCGACCTGGGGGTCGAATTACCGCCCGAAGCGGTGCCGCCGCTACAGAAACGCATCGTCGCAACGGCGCGGCGGATGGGCAAGCCGGTGGTCGTCGCGACCCAGATGCTCGAATCGATGATCGTGTCGCCGTCGCCGACGCGCGCCGAGGTGTCGGACGTCGCGACCGCGATCTATGACGGCGCCGATGCGATCATGCTGTCGGCCGAAACCGCCGCGGGCGCCTGGCCGATCGAGGCGGTGACGATGATGGACAGCATCGCGCGCTCGGTGGAGAGCGATCCCGATTATTTCCGCCGCCTGTATTTTACCGAGACGACGCCCGACGCGACCACCGCCGATGCGTTGGCCGAGGCGGCGGGCGACATCACTCGGACGATTGGCGCTGATGCGATCATCTGTTTCACCTTTTCGGGGTCCACGGCGCGCCGCGTCGCCCGCGAGCGGCCGAACGCCCCCTTGCTCGTGCTGACCCCCAAGAAGGAGGCGGCGCGGCGGCTCGGCCTGCTCTGGGGCGCGCATGCCGTGCCGACCAAGGACATCGGCAGTTTCGAAGAGATGATCGCCAAGGGCAAGCGCATGGCGCTGCGTCACGGCATCGGCAAGGCGGGCGCAAAGCTGGTGATGATGGCGGGGGTTCCGTTCGGCACCCCCGGATCAACCAACGTGCTGCATGTTGCGACGCTGACCGGCGACGAACTGCGCGGGTATAGCTGA
- a CDS encoding arginyltransferase — protein sequence MSAPFRFPRFFVTSPAPCPYLAGKTERKVFTELSGNTANELNDALGRIGFRRSQSVAYRPSCADCAACVSVRVCASEFTPSNSQKRTIRRNSDLIATACKPWATEEQYALLRSYLGARHPNGGMADMDEQDFADMVEQTPVDSYMIEYREPTTDGSKGRLVGCCLTDRQGDGLSMIYSFFDAAHPLREGLGTYIIADHVQRAARAGLAYVYLGYWIEGSARMAYKARFRPIERLGPDGWSRFEPAAPTGIAAMFELA from the coding sequence GTGTCCGCACCGTTCCGTTTTCCGCGCTTTTTCGTCACCAGCCCGGCGCCTTGCCCCTATCTGGCGGGCAAGACCGAGCGCAAGGTGTTCACCGAGCTCAGCGGCAACACCGCGAACGAGCTGAACGATGCGCTCGGCCGCATCGGGTTCCGGCGCAGCCAGTCGGTGGCCTATCGCCCCAGCTGCGCCGATTGCGCAGCGTGCGTTTCGGTGCGCGTCTGCGCGAGCGAATTTACTCCGAGCAATTCGCAGAAACGCACCATCCGCCGCAACAGCGACCTGATCGCCACGGCGTGCAAGCCGTGGGCGACCGAGGAACAATATGCGCTGCTGCGGTCGTATCTCGGCGCGCGCCATCCCAATGGCGGCATGGCCGACATGGACGAGCAGGATTTCGCCGACATGGTCGAACAGACCCCGGTAGATTCGTACATGATCGAATATCGCGAGCCGACCACCGACGGCAGCAAGGGCCGCTTGGTCGGCTGTTGCCTGACCGACCGGCAGGGCGACGGGCTGTCGATGATCTACAGCTTCTTCGACGCCGCGCACCCGCTCCGCGAGGGGCTTGGCACCTACATCATCGCCGACCATGTCCAGCGCGCCGCGCGCGCGGGCCTCGCCTATGTCTATCTGGGGTACTGGATCGAGGGGTCGGCGCGCATGGCGTATAAGGCGCGCTTCCGCCCGATCGAACGCCTCGGTCCCGATGGCTGGTCGCGGTTCGAACCGGCCGCGCCCACCGGCATCGCGGCGATGTTCGAACTCGCCTGA
- the ruvC gene encoding crossover junction endodeoxyribonuclease RuvC, giving the protein MIILGLDPSLSCTGWGVIRVEGSRISHIANGQIKTDAKASLPDRLAHLDTVLTAVIADHAPVSAAVEEVFVNDNPQSTLKLAHARGVVLLGCAHAGLTVGEYAPRLVKKAIVGTGTAAKEQVQAMLRVLLPGAKVAGPDAADALAVAICHANHRSLTSR; this is encoded by the coding sequence ATGATCATCCTCGGCCTCGACCCCTCGCTCAGCTGCACCGGCTGGGGCGTGATCCGCGTCGAGGGCAGCCGGATCAGCCATATCGCGAATGGCCAGATCAAGACCGACGCCAAGGCATCCTTGCCCGACCGTCTCGCGCATCTCGATACCGTGCTGACGGCGGTGATCGCCGATCACGCGCCGGTCAGCGCCGCAGTCGAGGAGGTGTTCGTCAACGACAACCCGCAATCGACGTTGAAGCTCGCCCACGCCCGCGGCGTCGTCCTGCTCGGCTGCGCGCACGCAGGGCTGACGGTCGGCGAATATGCCCCCCGACTGGTGAAGAAAGCGATCGTCGGCACCGGCACCGCGGCAAAGGAACAGGTGCAGGCGATGCTGCGCGTGTTGCTCCCCGGCGCAAAGGTCGCGGGGCCGGACGCCGCGGATGCGCTGGCGGTCGCGATATGCCACGCGAACCACCGCAGCTTGACATCACGATAG
- a CDS encoding DUF2312 domain-containing protein, which yields MSEATVSDEQLRLFIERIERMEEEKKGVADDIRDTYNEAKSQGYDPKIMRQIVRLRKLPVNDRKEMEAILDVYKSALGID from the coding sequence ATGAGCGAAGCCACCGTATCCGACGAACAATTGCGCCTTTTCATCGAGCGCATCGAACGGATGGAAGAAGAGAAAAAGGGCGTCGCCGACGACATTCGCGACACCTATAACGAAGCGAAATCGCAGGGTTATGATCCAAAGATCATGCGCCAGATCGTTCGCCTGCGCAAATTGCCGGTCAACGACCGCAAGGAAATGGAAGCGATCCTCGACGTTTACAAATCGGCGCTCGGCATCGATTGA
- a CDS encoding amidohydrolase family protein, protein MRMTWAAATIAAGLIASPPLAAQPSTTTYIHAGRLLDQPGREPRGPSTIIVRDGKIAEVRDGFATPEGDARVVDLKTAFVLPGLIDMHVHISSDDNLLRSRLESSGRDVEDVFVIAQGNARRTLEAGFTTVRDLGGDGRTTTTLRDAINNGVIVGPTVIPAGTMISVTGGHGGVNGLNRTLTHAVAAERTNICDGPDGCASAVRAQISLGAEVIKFAATGGVRSNVAGGLGKQMSDAEMKSVVDTAHSFGRKVTAHAHGKEGIDAALRAGVDSIEHGSFIDDETVKLFKASNAALVPTAVAPIAALAQARRGDAPGPQLAKAEEAAAAHANSIARAVKGNVRILFGTDSGVAPHGDNAKEFALMVKAGMTPAQAIKAATIDNAAELDRPIGAILPGHEADIIAVGGDPLADVTALETIDFVMRRGVVHKLGGKRQAFPPE, encoded by the coding sequence ATGCGCATGACATGGGCCGCAGCGACGATCGCGGCAGGACTGATCGCGAGCCCGCCGCTCGCCGCACAGCCATCCACGACCACCTATATCCATGCCGGTCGCCTGCTCGACCAGCCGGGCCGCGAACCGCGCGGCCCATCGACGATCATCGTGCGCGACGGCAAGATCGCCGAAGTGCGCGACGGCTTTGCGACACCCGAGGGCGATGCGCGGGTCGTCGATCTGAAGACCGCCTTTGTCCTGCCCGGGCTGATTGACATGCACGTCCATATCTCCAGCGACGATAATCTGCTGCGCAGCCGCCTCGAAAGCTCCGGGCGCGACGTCGAGGATGTGTTCGTCATCGCGCAGGGGAACGCGCGCCGCACGCTCGAAGCGGGCTTTACGACCGTGCGCGATCTGGGCGGCGACGGCCGGACCACAACGACGCTGCGCGATGCGATCAACAATGGCGTCATCGTTGGCCCCACCGTCATTCCCGCGGGGACGATGATTTCGGTCACCGGCGGCCATGGCGGTGTCAACGGGCTGAACCGCACCTTGACCCACGCGGTTGCGGCCGAGCGCACCAACATCTGCGACGGGCCGGATGGCTGCGCCAGCGCCGTCCGCGCGCAGATCTCGCTGGGCGCCGAGGTAATCAAGTTCGCCGCAACCGGCGGCGTTCGCTCGAATGTCGCAGGCGGGCTGGGCAAGCAGATGTCCGATGCCGAAATGAAGTCGGTCGTCGACACCGCGCACAGCTTTGGCCGCAAGGTCACCGCCCATGCGCATGGCAAGGAAGGCATCGACGCCGCGCTGCGCGCCGGGGTCGATTCGATCGAACATGGCAGCTTCATCGACGATGAGACTGTCAAACTGTTCAAGGCGTCGAATGCAGCGCTGGTGCCGACCGCGGTCGCGCCGATCGCCGCGCTGGCGCAGGCGCGGCGCGGCGACGCCCCGGGGCCGCAGCTGGCTAAGGCCGAGGAAGCCGCGGCCGCCCACGCCAACAGCATCGCGCGCGCGGTAAAGGGCAATGTCCGCATCCTGTTCGGCACCGACTCGGGCGTCGCGCCGCATGGCGACAACGCCAAGGAATTTGCGCTGATGGTCAAGGCCGGGATGACCCCGGCGCAGGCGATCAAGGCTGCGACCATCGACAATGCCGCCGAACTCGACCGGCCGATCGGGGCGATCCTGCCGGGGCACGAGGCCGACATCATTGCTGTCGGCGGCGACCCACTCGCCGACGTCACCGCGCTCGAAACGATCGATTTTGTCATGCGCCGCGGCGTCGTCCACAAACTGGGCGGCAAGCGTCAGGCGTTTCCGCCCGAGTGA